The following nucleotide sequence is from Corticium candelabrum chromosome 19, ooCorCand1.1, whole genome shotgun sequence.
AGTCAATGAAAAATATTATACTCGCTTACATTGACGAATCAGGAAAAGCATCAGGTACTAGATTATATGTTTAGTCTATGTAGAGAGCTACTGGTAGTCAGCCATCACGATTTGAGCAGGACTAGTGAGTTTTGACTGTGTGAATAGCGTTGAATTACTTCTGCAGTTTCCAGGAGTTTCCTTAATTAAGTCCTAGACATCAAAAAGTCTACAATCTAACGCGAACTAAATGTCATGAAGACATTGTTGGTAATACTGTTACAAAGCAACAGTTGaaatggctgggccatctgctgcGGATGAGTACTAACTAGCCATCGTCTCCAAAACCAACTACTTTGTAGCAAACTTTGTAACATAAAACGGCCAACACATGAAAGTAGAAACAAAGATGGATATCtaatgcgcgcgcgcgcgcgcgcgcgcgtgtgtgtgtgtgtgtgtgtgtgcgcgcgtgcgtgtgacCAGTCacttagcctcggcctcccagacccgtgtagcgccgatacaaaatcgtcctccacgggtctgggatggtaccgcctcttctcaatatattgcggttggtcctaggaccagcattagtgttcagtttcataaatgcatacctttccaattacagctgtaatcaacgaagacatctcatgcatatctgctgtctaccaaagactacactgtacacaaacgacgacttgtagtgcgctcttcacgcaaactcacgtccctacacgtcgtggtttgtattctgcgcctgtcaacggcaatACCGACACCTAgtcaggggcgtacgcagagggggttcgagggggttcggacgaaccccctctaggcggtaggtaatggcggaattcgaattaggcaatgccgcatgagcgcaactacacagcaccattacatatggggacagcagaagacacaacgagactcccgattttggatacattgaaattatctgtaaaaaataatataaatctataaagtagtacagcacTTAACTTTTCGGCAACTTAGttacgaaccccctctagagaaatcctgcgtacgcccctgctagtagagccgtttgttcaaaccgatgctccgacatctacattagccagccagctgcattctcaacgacttcatgatcacgtctactacacaaagtcttgcggagaattcacggcgaagttttgtcgcgatttcgcggcaagtcgcatcgaatccagacgatcgagtcacagcggatgcgcgcatcgcgaattttcatcgcgaattcgaagctccacgcgcgactagcagctactcgcagcggattcacggcgatcagacacatgccgatcgcgtccgcggcaccactagtacaagaaagtgcttcctaaCGTCCCATTCGCGTTCcttactaacacacaaatgataaaaccgtagctactgtaaacacaaaggtatccgtgcagcaggatgcgacacgatgttctagcgcgacatgtcttcgtcgttcttgtattacgggcgaaattggaaaggtatgcatttatgaaactgaacactaatgctggtcctaggaccaaccgcaatatattgagaagaggcggtaccatcccagacccgtggaggacgattttgtatcggcgctacacgggtctgggaggccgaggctaccaGTCACTGCGCTTTTAGCTCTTCTGAAATATCAATAAACTTCAAACTGTGAAGCGTAATACGGTATCGATAAAATGACCGTCGCAAGCTGCAAAAACCAACACAACGAACAATTACCTGAGTGGTGAGACAGCTCCAATCAATGACAGAACCGCTAATTATCATGCACATTACCATAAAACTTTAGTGCCCACGCTCACGAGTTTGACAATCAGCTGAATAAATTTATGTTCCACATTAGCAAATAATCATCCTTTTGGTTCATAACGATAGTCAGCCATCACAATTTGTGTTGCGTTTGCACTGTATACTATAAATGTCGATCTACCCTAACAAAATGCGCAAAGTCACAGTTTGATACCAGGTTTGGAGTGATATCTATATaataacagcaacagaacTACTGACTAGAtaaaagacaagaaagcatCACTAAAACTGTCGCTAAAATGCAAACATCTATATCGATAGCTACCTAGAGTACTGCATGCTATACCTGCATGCAGATACGCAATCATGTCCTACTGCAATTAATATGTTTCTAATACTTTGCCACCTAAATGTCTCGGTACTTTTCCAGTCTCGCTTTCGCCTTATCACATTCGTCTTCTTCTAACGGTTTCTTGCTTTGGTAGATCAACCATTCGTCTGGAGTATTGTCCACCAAATTCCAATATTTCAAAAGAGGTTTTCTACAATTAACCCAAGCTCCAATCTGTTGTACTGGTAGAGGTGGCAATGTTGGGTCAGGAACAAGTGACTTCTTCCATGGTCGACAATCATCGTAATGATCAAGATACTCTGCAAGGTTTGGCAAAAAGGGATCGTCGCCTCTACTCCACGAACGCTCTGCAGCGTCTGTGCTAAGACACCTGTCGAACATTGGGTGATTCAAATCGTGTACCCGCGTTCCGTGAAAAGCTGGGAAAACGTGATGAGCACATTCATGATCAGTGTGCTCGTTCCAAAGTGAGCATTTTGAACCACACAGTGGACACTTGGCTTGACATCCTTTTATTTCTTTCCAAATTCTTTCACGCTCGTCGATCATGCTAGATTCTAATGTTTCTTGCAAATAATTAGATCGTACGTCGGCTAGCAGCTTACTCATACTAACCTTAAACTTTTCACAAAAAGTTTTAACTTTTGAAATAGGAAAGTTGGTCATTTGTGGAAATCTTTCCAATGCAACCATTAGCAAGTTTCGAGAACCAGCACTCTCAGATGAGTCGTCGACACACTTTGCTAAGTAGGCCTTAAAGTTATTAAGACAACCAGAATGCTGAGAGCTTTGCCGCCAACGTTCAGCGACGTCCATGATCGCCTTGTACATTTGTGAAACACTGTTTTCAAGTGTGCGCATTTCCTTGCCTATTGTTACCTGTTTACGattttcaaacatttccaTAAATAGCTTTTTCAGATATGCGTTTACATCGATGCAATACTCCAACACCGCATCATAGTTCCCTACCGTGAAAGAGCTATTATACGCACGTCTTGTTGCATACTCGGGATTCTGCATTTCTTGCTGAACTTGGTCAAGGACTTCCGACGCAACTTCTTGCACTTTACTCTTTACCCAAACATTCAGTTGTCCGCTGTACTCGTCAGCAAACGTTGCTGCACGTTCTAAATCGTTGGCTTCGTCACTGACCAAGGTAAGAAATGTTTGGCGTTTTTTTAACCTCTTCGTTTCGAGCTGCATTTTCTCTTCAGCCCTTCGCTTGTCATCAGCAGAGCAGACTGCCGTACAAGCTACTCGTTGTAAGTAAACTATAAGATCGTTAGTAAATGGAGCTAGCCGCAGTTTCAGTCTATTGCTAAACAAGCTCAAAGAAGGTTGCATCTCCTTGACAATCTTGCTAGCCTGAACAACGACATCTTTAACAATAGCTGGGTCGCACTGTCCATCTTCTGATTCGAACTTAGCTGCAACCCTGTCTCGCAGATTCTCTACTTCTTTTCTCATTCGAGGCACCACGTGAGTCGTGACTTCTTCTCGACTAATAGAATGATTATGCGACTTTGGAAGAACTACGTGCCACAGTTTCTGAGGTAATTTGACATACTTACGTAAAGTACCAAGCCAACCGTCGTGGGTTCTGTCGCCgaattctgttgtgttgcttaCTTTCTGAGCTGTATCAACCACACCAGACGTTATTTCGAGATATTTATCAAACCACTCGTCGTGGCTAGAGTCGCTgaagtgtgtcgatttcaACAATTCAACCGAACAGGAACCCGTAGCCACGACCGCAAGTATTTCGCAATCAAGGCGATGTCTTATCAGAACGTCTCTAAAAGTTGTCACAATTTCCTGCTCGATGTCCTCCTTCTTTTTAATCTCTTCAAGATGCTTTGTGTAGTTCATCTCATATCGGCTCCACGATTCATCAAAAAATTTTGCTGCATCGGACGTAGACAAAGAAGATTGATATTCAGTACGCTTCAACTCCTTGTCAAGCTGTTCATAAAAGCGTCGATCAAATTCCGCCGTGTTCAATCTGTCGCTAGCCAACTGTCGCTGTTTCAGCCATGAATATTTGTGAAATTCATAAAAAGACGAAACTGGAGTTGTTAGCTTGCAACGAAATTTTTCCTTTAGGTCTTCGTTGTATCTCTTGGCTTGAGTGCCCTTTTCAAAGTCGCATTTTAACTCATCTTCCATTAATTCTTTCAATTTACTTAACTCAGCACGACATTCTGAGTCATACGTTTCGACTACTTTTTCGTCCCTAGCCGTATGCAATCGTTCTGTGTGTTTCTTAAGAACAGCTCTCGCCTGCTTGTCGAACTTGCTTTCGGCTGGTTTGACAAGAGATGTCACGATCTTATTCATCTCTTTGTGAAGATGCAATTCATCAAGAGCTTTGTAATGCAATAATGTGTAACCGTACTGAGTAAGTATATCCCAGACTACACAAGCGCGTCTATACCAGTTTACTAGAGGGTCACAATCATCAGGCGGCTTTACCTTTGAATGATCATCTAGCGTGGATCGCAGTATCTTTCTGCGTAGAGCAAACGCCTCTTCCGAAAATACAGCAGACGGTGATTCCACGGTCCGACCTTCCCGTTTGGTTTCATAAAATGCTTTCGGAAGAAGAAATATAGCGTCTCGTCTCAAAGACACGAGATCATCAAGGTCTTTCTGTCCACTTCCCATTGCCTCTTTCAGCATCTTCCTCAGCAGAGTTAACGAATCGCTTTGTACTTTAGTGCTACGATCTCTTTGGTCTCGCAAAACGAACATCATTTCTGTTCGAATATCGGCCAACTTCAGATAATCCATTGCGTACAAACAGATTTCTAATAATTCCGTAATCTGTGTGGTAATTTCACCCTTATGGTTCACTATAACGGCATCCGAACAAGCCATAGCCATCACCGTATTTTGAGCGTCAAACACGTGACCACCTCCTTCCAAAGACAAAAGCTCTTTCGAATCAAGAACTAAAAGATATCTTCCGTCCGATATGCGTACGAATGAAGCATACAACCCCTTCGTGCATCTTCCCGCCCTTGTAGCAAACCCACAACCAAACAAGTAATTGAGCAATGTAGATTTGCCAGAACTCGGCGCTCCTATAACTgatacaacaagcaagttACTTCCGTTCTTCAAGTCAACTCCTAGTTGTCTCATTATATCTTCTATAAACTTGCTTGCAGTCATCTGTAACGGATTTCCTCGAAGTAATTGCATAGGAAAACCTTCCAATATACATTGCTTGTAAACTTGCTTAATTATCCAAGGATCTAGACAGAATTTCTTCAAATGATCATTCACTATCGTATCATCTTCTAGTAAAGCACAAAGTTCCATCAACTCACTCCAGAAAGAGTCTATCGATAGATCAAACTGGTCAATGCGACACGAAACTTCCTTAAGGTCGCGTTTGATATCATCTAGATATTGAGTTCTATTCTTACTGGCCAGTCGACCTGTGGGTTTGATTGATTCCAATTGTTCCATTAGCTCTCGTCTCTCCTTAAAAAGAGGGTCGATATATTGCGCTTTCCACACCTCCAAGTAATGTTGAAATTCTGTCAACTGATGGCGATTTTTGTTGAAAACAAGACTAATGAATAGTTCGACTGGACGGGATATCTTGGAAATTGTTTGCCGGCGAGCCTCCAACTCTTCCTTCTCTTGGTTTAGTTTTGCCAATTCTACGTGAAAATTACCTGTAACTCCCATTTCCTGAAGTTCTTTCTGTCGGTGACAATTTTTAGCCATAGAGGCGTAAATTGCTGTTAGAGGAAAGAGACGGTCAGCAAGGTCGCCTTTGTTCGGGTTACTTGCTTTAAGAGCATCAAACAGTTTTCTTCCCAAAGAAGAATATCCGTCTAATTGCTCATCAGATTCCTTTCTGTAAGGACCTAAGGTTTGAATCTGTCCGGTGTAACAGGACATAAAATGCCTTTGAATAATTTCCGAGCACGGTAATCGTTGTTTGAGTTTGCAAAGGATCGGTGCAATCAGATCTCTAATACGTATGACAGTCATCAGTCGCTGACTGTCAGTACGACATTTGGCAAGATCTTCGACGAACACAACTTGTGCTGCTCTATTGGGAAGGATCTCTTTCACCGACTGACTAATTGATAACGGTTGTGGAAGGGTAGCAGACATTTCTGCACTACTGGGAACATCACGAACAAAAATGACAATCTCTGCGTTGCTGCAGTGGAGATTACAACTATTTCGTAAAAACGATCGCAAACTGTTACCAAGAGAACCTCCAGGACCAAAGTCATCAGCAGTCACGTGAACAAGTACTAGAGCTGCGACCGAGCAAAGAGTGGACAAAGCATGACAAAATGTTTTGTCGTTCGTAAACCCGTGGACATCGGTAAAGTTGAGACCGCATGGAACGTTAGATTTGATCTCAAGCAAAAGATCAATAGAAGGGGAATGAGATAAACCGCCATCACCTTCGTTAGAGCACACATCAAACGAACGAGAACTCAATGACGTAGTCTGTAGTTGTCCTACCAACTTCCCCGTCAATGTTGATTTTCCTTTCCGTACAGCGTTTGCTGTACCACATGATACGACGAGTGGATAACTTGGAACTGCGAGAACGTCTTGTAGGAATTGAAAATTTGTGACTGTTCGAGCGTCGCCTCCAAAACGCTGAAGAACGTAAGCGAGTGGAATCGCGCAATACAGACTCGAATAGAGAGACACGAGGCGACTGCGAACTGCAGCAGGCATTACCTCTAACAAAGCGACAAAAATATCTTTGGGCGCTAACTCCAAGAGCAAAGGAGGAAGCACAGGCACAATAGTTTCCTTCGCTCTTATTTGATTTTCTTCCTCGGTCATCGCGGACACCAACGTACGTACAATTGATTGAAAGTTTTCCCTTCGTTTCAGCAAATCCACTAAATATGGCTTGAGATGGACAGCAAAACCCTTACCGCCACACTCGCGGTAAAGATCTATTACCTTGTTTGTAGAAAGCTCTTCTAGATAAACGGTGAAAAAACTGTCATCTTTCGTAGAATAGACACCATCACCAATCATGATTTCGTAAAATTGTCGCTTCATACTCGTAACATAAGAATCATCTGCATGTATTACCAAACAGATTAAATAAGTGCCTAAGAATTTCAGAAGTGTTTGAATCTGTGTATACACAAAACACATACCGTAACCATGAAATGAAGAGTTTGCCCATGATGACACAAATGGCATTGATTCTGTAGTTCTAGGTTGGTTTCTCGACGAAGCAATTGAATCTTCTATACAAAAGCTGCATGTAAAAGCCATACATTACTCTAATCATGCGATAGGTTATTTGTACCATGGTCATGTGACGTGTACAGTGTATACGTGTATAAGactattagttaattaagtgagAGTACGATATTAACCagaagtaacttattgcacactttCTGTGCAATATGTTATTTACATCATTTCAATACGCGCTCGTGGACTGGttgcatgtcacgtgaccatggtataaaaCATACATACGCATATGACCCCACCACCTGGTTCGGGCGTCACGACCACGCCAATTGCCAGAACCCTGGCCAACATGGATATAACACCAAGACAGAGGGAAGGGATGAGAAGCGAAGAGCTTATCCGGAGGATATCCCAAACCCAATAATCAATACCTACAAATTGTTGTGAATTTTAATTAAGGCACGTCTCTGTCGCTAGAAAAGCCAATGGTCGTCTCAAGTAGTATATAGAATGCCGGTGTACCAGTGATTTGCTACTTCCGGTGATCTATTACCCCGGTGGCAAATCACCTCAAGGGTAGTA
It contains:
- the LOC134195078 gene encoding uncharacterized protein LOC134195078; this encodes MRTLENSVSQMYKAIMDVAERWRQSSQHSGCLNNFKAYLAKCVDDSSESAGSRNLLMVALERFPQMTNFPISKVKTFCEKFKVSMSKLLADVRSNYLQETLESSMIDERERIWKEIKGCQAKCPLCGSKCSLWNEHTDHECAHHVFPAFHGTRVHDLNHPMFDRCLSTDAAERSWSRGDDPFLPNLAEYLDHYDDCRPWKKSLVPDPTLPPLPVQQIGAWVNCRKPLLKYWNLVDNTPDEWLIYQSKKPLEEDECDKAKARLEKYRDI